One stretch of Patescibacteria group bacterium DNA includes these proteins:
- the nusA gene encoding transcription termination factor NusA has protein sequence MPSAITQAIKQICEEKNISYEAVLETIEAAMGAAYRKDFGNKMQNIRVNFDPETAGIKVFDVKEVVEDQEIEELEEGEAEAAEEPKGKEVKEKEEEKEKPVEPKEGEVAEGEEAKFNPKTQIMISDAKDIKADAKIGDEIRVELEVPGEFGRMAAQTAKQVITQKLREAERENVYKEYKDREGEVINAVVQRREGRIVLIDLGRISGIMRPEDQVPSEFYRPGERIKVFVAKVEMTTKGPEILLSRSHPEMVRRLFELEIPEIASGAVEIKAIAREAGSRTKVAVTTREENVDPIGSCIGQRGTRIQTIISELGGEKIDIIEWKEDAETFIMNSLSPAKTARVTLDQEGHSALVSVAPDQLSLAIGRGGQNVRLAARLTSWKINVAEEGGGVIADSEKGEIAAEAEKPAEEAAPVAEVKPAEEIAPVESKKKKEPKKKKVKKEKKEDKKEGKE, from the coding sequence ATGCCATCAGCAATCACCCAGGCGATCAAGCAGATTTGTGAGGAAAAAAACATTTCCTACGAAGCCGTGCTTGAGACAATTGAGGCGGCCATGGGCGCCGCGTACCGCAAGGATTTCGGCAATAAAATGCAGAATATCCGCGTTAATTTTGATCCCGAAACCGCCGGGATCAAGGTTTTTGACGTTAAAGAAGTGGTGGAGGATCAGGAAATCGAGGAACTTGAAGAAGGCGAAGCCGAAGCGGCCGAAGAGCCAAAGGGCAAAGAGGTCAAAGAAAAAGAAGAGGAAAAAGAAAAGCCCGTTGAGCCCAAAGAGGGCGAAGTGGCGGAAGGCGAGGAAGCGAAATTCAATCCCAAGACCCAGATTATGATTTCCGACGCCAAGGATATTAAAGCCGACGCGAAAATCGGGGACGAGATACGCGTTGAGCTTGAGGTTCCGGGAGAATTCGGCCGCATGGCCGCGCAGACCGCGAAACAGGTCATCACGCAAAAATTGCGCGAAGCCGAGCGTGAAAATGTTTATAAAGAGTATAAAGATCGCGAAGGTGAAGTCATCAACGCAGTTGTCCAGCGCCGCGAAGGCCGCATCGTGCTTATTGATCTCGGCCGTATCTCAGGCATCATGAGGCCCGAAGATCAGGTGCCCAGTGAATTTTATCGCCCGGGCGAGCGCATTAAGGTTTTTGTCGCCAAAGTTGAAATGACCACCAAGGGTCCGGAGATACTTCTTTCGCGTTCGCATCCCGAGATGGTACGGCGCCTCTTTGAACTAGAAATTCCGGAGATTGCCTCCGGCGCGGTTGAGATTAAAGCTATCGCCCGCGAAGCCGGATCGCGCACCAAAGTCGCGGTAACCACGCGCGAAGAAAATGTTGATCCAATCGGCTCCTGCATCGGTCAGCGCGGCACCCGTATCCAGACAATTATCAGCGAACTCGGCGGAGAAAAGATTGATATCATTGAATGGAAAGAAGATGCCGAAACATTTATCATGAATTCGCTTTCACCGGCCAAGACCGCCCGGGTTACTTTGGATCAAGAAGGGCACAGCGCGCTTGTGTCCGTGGCACCGGATCAGCTTTCGCTCGCCATCGGCCGCGGCGGACAAAATGTGCGCCTGGCCGCGCGCCTCACCAGCTGGAAGATTAATGTTGCCGAAGAAGGTGGTGGCGTGATTGCGGATTCGGAAAAAGGCGAAATCGCGGCTGAAGCCGAAAAGCCGGCCGAAGAAGCCGCGCCGGTCGCAGAGGTCAAACCCGCCGAGGAAATTGCCCCGGTTGAATCCAAGAAAAAGAAAGAACCAAAAAAGAAGAAAGTGAAAAAAGAGAAAAAAGAAGATAAAAAAGAAGGCAAAGAATAA
- a CDS encoding radical SAM protein has product MQLSRWCHTLHQDGVSALVNALTLGVVYISTEELRAFMEALPSSDNVGEVGLIEILTAQGLLVENQTTDELVFARTRERLRSEMSLELLYLLVTDGCNLRCTYCFEETPSLTAPFHSTQMTKETVIRALDLFARMTARHGNPEKKKVIHLYGGEPLANRKAVYEAVFYVDELKSRGILSDSCQIAIVTNGVLLKEEDARLFATHNVTVGLSIDGPASVTDFYRIPKRRDVRVTERITSAFRLLKRHNVSIGLSVTLTPQAIERFDEFVAFFTDGEFREVDGVSLNLLHFSPNLILPDDYYHAAVECQIKFFKRFREAGLYEERVMRKVRAFVDQEPMYADCGVVGRQLVVAPDGRIGVCQDFVKPRTYFPRSVYDVEHHDLLEALFADWRDRSPFFMPQCRDCLAISICGGGCPASAELKTGSRYNLDERACHHSKQILEWLVWDAYAKLDG; this is encoded by the coding sequence ATGCAACTTTCCCGATGGTGCCACACGTTGCATCAAGATGGCGTTTCGGCGCTGGTGAACGCACTGACTCTTGGAGTAGTGTACATTTCAACCGAGGAACTGCGCGCTTTTATGGAAGCACTGCCCTCATCAGATAATGTTGGTGAGGTGGGGCTCATAGAAATTCTTACAGCCCAGGGATTATTAGTTGAAAATCAGACTACCGATGAGTTGGTATTCGCAAGAACGCGCGAACGGCTCAGATCGGAGATGTCGCTCGAGCTGCTATATTTGCTTGTCACCGACGGTTGCAACCTGCGATGTACCTATTGCTTCGAAGAAACGCCGTCGCTTACGGCCCCATTCCATTCGACGCAGATGACTAAGGAAACGGTTATCAGGGCGCTCGATCTATTCGCGAGGATGACGGCACGACACGGCAACCCGGAAAAAAAGAAGGTGATTCATCTTTATGGCGGCGAGCCGTTAGCGAACCGCAAGGCGGTATATGAGGCCGTGTTCTATGTTGACGAACTCAAGTCGCGCGGTATTTTGTCCGACAGCTGTCAGATCGCAATCGTGACCAACGGAGTACTTCTCAAAGAGGAGGACGCACGGCTCTTCGCGACACACAACGTTACGGTTGGACTCTCGATTGATGGCCCAGCATCAGTTACCGATTTTTATAGGATTCCAAAACGCCGAGATGTGCGCGTTACGGAACGCATTACTTCTGCATTTCGCCTGCTCAAGCGTCATAATGTGAGTATCGGGCTGTCGGTAACCTTGACGCCCCAAGCGATTGAACGCTTCGATGAATTCGTCGCCTTCTTCACGGACGGGGAATTTCGCGAGGTGGACGGTGTTAGTCTGAATTTACTTCATTTTTCGCCCAATCTGATATTGCCTGACGATTATTATCACGCGGCCGTAGAGTGCCAGATAAAATTCTTTAAACGGTTTCGTGAGGCCGGACTCTACGAGGAGCGGGTGATGCGTAAAGTTCGTGCATTCGTGGATCAAGAACCGATGTACGCAGATTGCGGCGTGGTAGGCCGACAGCTCGTCGTCGCTCCGGATGGACGCATTGGCGTCTGTCAGGACTTCGTCAAGCCAAGAACTTACTTTCCGCGCTCTGTGTACGACGTGGAACATCACGATCTCCTTGAGGCGCTCTTCGCGGACTGGCGCGATCGTTCACCGTTTTTCATGCCACAGTGCAGGGATTGTTTAGCCATTAGCATCTGCGGCGGCGGGTGTCCCGCGAGTGCCGAGCTTAAAACCGGTAGTCGGTATAATCTCGACGAACGCGCTTGCCATCATAGTAAGCAAATACTTGAATGGTTGGTCTGGGATGCGTACGCAAAGCTCGACGGCTAG
- a CDS encoding YidC/Oxa1 family membrane protein insertase: MEIFQTILYQPIFNLLVLIYDFIPGHDIGLVIIVLTLAIKVILYPLSRQSIKSQKAMTELQPKIDEIKEKYKDKKDEMAKAMMEMYSSQKVSPFSSCLPLIIQLPIIYALYRVMRDGLSSTHLDLLYAWVPNPGHISSMFLGEIDLAVPSIFLAVLAGIAQFWQARMMSVRQPPKSIRKKTGAIDENLLATMNKQMVYFMPIMTVVIGVSLPGGLALYWFINNLLTIGQQYLTFGKKKTAAAIPPPANPTPTV, from the coding sequence ATGGAAATTTTTCAGACCATCCTTTATCAGCCAATATTTAATCTTTTGGTTTTGATTTACGATTTTATTCCGGGCCACGACATCGGGCTCGTGATAATCGTGCTCACGCTCGCCATCAAGGTTATTCTCTACCCCTTGTCCCGCCAGTCAATAAAATCGCAAAAAGCCATGACCGAGCTTCAGCCCAAGATTGACGAGATCAAAGAGAAATATAAAGACAAAAAAGATGAGATGGCCAAGGCCATGATGGAGATGTATTCTAGCCAAAAGGTGAGTCCGTTTTCTTCGTGTCTGCCACTCATTATTCAGTTGCCGATTATTTACGCCCTTTACCGCGTCATGCGCGACGGTTTGAGCTCGACGCATCTTGACCTGCTTTACGCCTGGGTGCCGAATCCCGGCCACATCAGTTCAATGTTTTTGGGAGAAATTGACTTGGCCGTGCCGAGTATTTTTCTCGCCGTGCTTGCCGGCATCGCTCAATTCTGGCAAGCCCGGATGATGAGCGTGCGCCAGCCGCCTAAGTCAATTCGCAAAAAAACCGGAGCCATTGACGAGAACCTGCTCGCTACCATGAACAAGCAAATGGTTTATTTCATGCCCATCATGACGGTGGTGATCGGCGTGTCTCTTCCCGGCGGCCTTGCGCTTTACTGGTTTATCAATAATCTTCTCACCATCGGCCAGCAGTATCTGACTTTTGGCAAGAAAAAAACCGCGGCCGCGATTCCGCCGCCGGCTAATCCAACCCCGACCGTATGA
- a CDS encoding O-antigen ligase family protein: protein MLQRIAKYLLWFWVFLIPWQTRWIIVDPIIGGAAWEYGRVSLYAGDIIFIALAVIAAFLAKSQISLPEADAPLVQNLKSQKFGLNYILILIFFLWAGATLIWVDDRLVGFYYVLRFSQIVALWFIIKIIKPNLSLFLSALIASGAVQAGLAIAQFGFQYSPADKWLGLASHAPWELGPAVVESAAGRFLRAYGSLPHPNMLGGFLVFCLIAAAHYISRVSGRVALWLVLPVLVMSQALVWSFSRSAWLGLAFGFAVLILGSRGVRDTQKKFIVIFVLISSVFLANAALAPDLLGSRLAAAGRLEAQSIAERGAQAGLALEAAKSHLLGLGPGNYTVWLMQKFPNLAGYAYQPAHNLYLLALAELGIPGVIILAALAAMFLKFCRKNLLCLSLLAAAGIISLFDHYFWSSYSGILLLGLALILPGVNGFSIHAHSWYNNREE, encoded by the coding sequence ATGTTACAACGCATCGCAAAATATCTCCTCTGGTTCTGGGTTTTTCTCATACCGTGGCAGACGCGGTGGATTATCGTTGATCCGATAATCGGCGGAGCGGCGTGGGAATATGGGCGGGTTAGCCTTTATGCGGGTGATATTATTTTTATAGCCCTTGCCGTCATTGCGGCATTTTTGGCTAAATCCCAAATCTCTCTGCCCGAGGCGGATGCGCCTCTGGTGCAAAATCTCAAATCTCAAAAATTTGGATTGAATTATATTTTAATTTTGATTTTTTTTCTGTGGGCCGGGGCGACTTTGATTTGGGTGGATGACCGGTTGGTCGGATTTTATTATGTTTTGCGTTTTAGCCAGATTGTTGCGCTTTGGTTTATCATAAAAATTATCAAACCAAATTTAAGTTTATTTTTGTCCGCGCTGATTGCCTCCGGCGCGGTTCAGGCCGGGCTCGCGATCGCGCAGTTCGGATTTCAGTATTCTCCGGCCGATAAATGGCTCGGACTCGCCTCGCACGCGCCCTGGGAGCTTGGTCCGGCCGTGGTGGAAAGCGCGGCCGGCCGGTTTCTGCGCGCCTACGGCAGTTTGCCGCATCCCAACATGCTCGGCGGATTTCTGGTTTTTTGCCTGATCGCGGCCGCGCATTATATCAGCCGCGTTTCCGGACGAGTGGCGCTCTGGCTTGTCCTGCCCGTCCTCGTAATGTCGCAGGCCCTGGTCTGGAGCTTTTCGCGCTCTGCCTGGCTTGGACTCGCCTTCGGTTTTGCGGTTCTTATTCTAGGTTCGCGCGGCGTAAGAGATACACAGAAAAAATTCATCGTGATATTTGTTTTAATTTCGTCGGTTTTTCTCGCGAACGCCGCGCTCGCGCCCGATCTCCTGGGCTCGCGGCTCGCGGCCGCCGGCCGGCTTGAAGCCCAGTCAATTGCCGAGCGGGGAGCGCAGGCCGGACTCGCGCTTGAAGCCGCGAAATCCCATCTTCTGGGCCTCGGCCCGGGAAATTACACGGTTTGGCTCATGCAAAAGTTTCCCAATTTGGCGGGCTATGCCTATCAGCCGGCCCACAATCTTTATCTTCTGGCATTGGCCGAACTCGGAATTCCGGGGGTAATAATTCTTGCCGCCCTGGCCGCCATGTTTTTGAAATTTTGCCGAAAAAATCTGCTTTGCCTTTCCCTGCTTGCGGCCGCCGGCATAATCAGCCTGTTTGACCACTATTTTTGGTCCAGCTACAGCGGAATTTTGCTCCTCGGCCTTGCCCTCATCCTGCCTGGGGTTAATGGGTTTTCAATTCACGCGCATTCTTGGTATAATAATCGCGAGGAATAA
- a CDS encoding PRC-barrel domain-containing protein codes for MIIPWEKLKNLPVETQSGERLGRMSGFDLSSDGQDIKTYRVKSRGIIKGLMNGELLISREQVVSINDERLIVPDALVTEKNALRSEVASRVTAESAPATQSRISSSQNLNNS; via the coding sequence ATGATTATCCCGTGGGAAAAATTAAAAAATTTACCGGTTGAAACCCAGAGCGGCGAACGGCTCGGCCGGATGAGTGGTTTTGATTTATCGAGCGACGGCCAGGACATTAAAACCTACCGCGTTAAAAGCCGCGGAATAATCAAGGGATTGATGAATGGGGAACTCCTGATCAGCCGTGAGCAGGTCGTGTCAATCAATGACGAACGTTTGATCGTTCCCGACGCCCTGGTCACCGAAAAAAACGCGCTTCGGAGCGAAGTCGCGTCGCGCGTCACGGCCGAAAGCGCGCCCGCCACCCAGAGTCGGATTTCAAGCTCACAAAATTTAAATAATTCTTAA
- a CDS encoding YraN family protein, which yields MIKRLGEWGEDIAAAFLVKKGYTLVEQNWRCELGEIDLVMKFNDKGNEVYAFIEVKARADTEFGYPEEAVTRSKLNHLVAACEAYSYEHNLKSIWQIDIVAIIGTPSYGIKDIRHFSKLEL from the coding sequence ATGATCAAGCGGCTCGGCGAATGGGGGGAGGACATTGCGGCCGCTTTTTTAGTTAAAAAAGGATATACCCTGGTTGAGCAAAACTGGCGCTGTGAACTCGGGGAGATTGACTTGGTCATGAAATTCAATGATAAGGGAAATGAGGTTTATGCTTTCATCGAAGTCAAGGCTCGCGCCGATACGGAATTTGGATATCCGGAAGAGGCAGTCACCCGGTCAAAGCTTAATCATCTCGTCGCCGCCTGCGAGGCATATTCATACGAGCATAATTTAAAATCAATCTGGCAAATCGATATCGTGGCGATTATCGGAACGCCATCGTACGGGATTAAAGATATCAGGCATTTTTCTAAGTTGGAGCTATAA